The following proteins are encoded in a genomic region of Mahella australiensis 50-1 BON:
- a CDS encoding DUF4367 domain-containing protein encodes MDKMDDILKDVLHSKADMIKGLGDIEVPDYQEFMDKLAHDEASRLRVIDLADAKKRNDKHKGRRTAKKAIAVAACIVILSLVLSMAASMPTAQAFKFNIVKTLMEIKDGFLSITQSDIDNDADIPDKESDQADAGDIADNAKADLKHKALIPSYIPSGYTLKAIDEKPMVGSDYIIKQSYANDRNGQISIIQISNINGFDANALVADASGKTVKIGNVDVILLSTGNDSIYAVWHDDNIQYEVTATISESDAIKMIESMILSDDK; translated from the coding sequence ATGGATAAGATGGATGATATTTTAAAAGACGTACTTCACAGCAAAGCCGACATGATAAAAGGCTTAGGCGATATAGAGGTACCCGATTACCAAGAGTTTATGGATAAGCTGGCGCACGATGAAGCATCACGTTTGCGCGTTATCGACCTCGCTGATGCGAAGAAACGAAATGATAAACATAAAGGTAGACGAACTGCAAAAAAGGCTATAGCGGTGGCGGCCTGCATCGTGATACTGTCGCTGGTCTTATCTATGGCGGCCAGTATGCCGACAGCTCAAGCCTTTAAGTTCAATATTGTAAAGACCTTAATGGAAATAAAGGATGGCTTTTTGTCCATAACCCAGTCGGATATAGATAATGATGCAGATATACCCGATAAGGAGAGCGACCAAGCGGATGCCGGCGATATAGCTGATAATGCCAAGGCCGATCTAAAACACAAGGCGTTGATACCGTCATATATACCGTCTGGTTACACATTAAAGGCTATAGATGAAAAACCTATGGTTGGCAGCGACTATATAATCAAGCAGTCCTATGCAAACGATCGGAACGGGCAGATAAGTATAATACAAATATCGAATATTAACGGTTTTGATGCTAATGCTCTTGTTGCTGATGCTTCGGGCAAAACAGTCAAAATAGGCAATGTGGATGTGATCCTGCTTTCTACAGGCAATGACAGCATATATGCCGTATGGCATGATGACAATATCCAATACGAAGTTACGGCCACAATATCCGAAAGCGATGCGATAAAAATGATTGAATCTATGATACTGTCCGATGATAAATAG
- the dprA gene encoding DNA-processing protein DprA → MTSEELHWIWLSSITGIGPNRFYALIEALGSASDVWAALSSPYNPDVEGMGTQLWNILRQYRDEKYIEKLIANIEKNRIDVLMSTSPDYPKNLKETYNPPPTLYVKGKIDNIKDEMAVAVVGTRRCSAYGRTVTGKLCSQAAAAGITIVSGMARGIDGLAHKAAMDAGGRTIAVLGCGVDMIYPPEHKPLYYDIISHGAVISEFPPGMEPLKGNFPQRNRIISGLSLATLVIEAGNTSGALITADFALEQGRDVMAVPGNITSPNSIGTNRLIKQGAKPITDVQDILEEFGIKFTANIAAGDVAMNQLNIEEQRLLKFFQDSQPVSAEDLCVLSKMSAAKVNGVLTSLEIKGIIKQLPGTLFIKNA, encoded by the coding sequence TTGACTTCTGAAGAATTGCATTGGATTTGGTTATCCAGCATAACAGGAATAGGCCCCAATCGCTTTTATGCATTGATAGAAGCGCTGGGCAGCGCATCAGATGTATGGGCGGCGTTATCATCTCCTTATAATCCCGACGTAGAGGGTATGGGTACGCAGTTATGGAATATACTGCGACAATATAGGGACGAAAAATATATTGAAAAATTGATAGCTAATATTGAAAAAAATCGCATTGATGTGCTTATGTCTACATCGCCGGATTATCCGAAAAACCTTAAGGAAACCTACAACCCACCTCCAACATTATATGTAAAAGGTAAGATAGATAATATTAAAGACGAGATGGCCGTGGCGGTAGTGGGCACCCGAAGGTGCAGCGCTTATGGTCGCACAGTGACCGGTAAACTTTGCTCGCAGGCGGCGGCTGCCGGCATTACTATAGTCAGCGGTATGGCCCGTGGTATAGATGGATTGGCGCATAAGGCTGCCATGGATGCTGGAGGAAGGACCATAGCGGTGCTGGGCTGCGGTGTAGATATGATATATCCGCCCGAGCATAAGCCTTTATATTACGATATAATATCGCATGGCGCAGTAATATCGGAATTTCCTCCTGGAATGGAGCCGCTTAAGGGTAACTTTCCCCAACGTAATAGGATCATAAGCGGTTTGTCGCTGGCTACTCTCGTTATAGAGGCTGGCAATACCAGCGGTGCTTTGATCACGGCTGATTTTGCGCTCGAGCAAGGCCGCGATGTTATGGCGGTTCCCGGCAATATAACCAGTCCCAACAGCATTGGCACCAATCGTCTTATAAAACAAGGCGCAAAACCGATAACCGACGTACAGGATATATTGGAAGAGTTCGGCATCAAATTTACTGCAAATATTGCTGCCGGAGATGTAGCTATGAATCAACTGAATATAGAAGAGCAGCGTTTATTGAAATTCTTTCAGGATAGTCAGCCGGTAAGCGCGGAGGACCTGTGCGTTTTATCGAAAATGAGTGCTGCGAAGGTAAACGGAGTATTGACATCTCTCGAAATAAAAGGCATAATAAAACAATTACCAGGAACACTATTTATAAAAAACGCATAA
- the topA gene encoding type I DNA topoisomerase, whose protein sequence is MANNLVIVESPAKAKTISKFLGRGYKVEASMGHVRDLPKSQMGIDIEHGFEPKYITIRGKGEIVDKLKKQAKAVDRVLLATDPDREGEAISWHLAQLLDIDMDKACRIEFHEITKNAIKDALKHVRPIDKNLVDAQQARRVLDRLVGYSISPLLWRKIRKGLSAGRVQSVALRLICDRQQEIDNFVPQEYWTLTALLASDKGETLEARFYGKDTKKQELKDKESVDAIIKDINGSDFIVEKIERGQRKRKASAPFVTSTLQQEAARKLRFTAKKTMAVAQQLYEGVELGKEGMVGLITYMRTDSVRVSQEARREARNYIAERFGDNYVPDKPNEFRNRKGTQDAHEAIRPTYINYTPDYVKSFLSRDQYRLYELIYNRFIASQMSDAVYDTISVTIKAGDYVFKASGSTLIFPGHLALYMEGQDDDNDDKEQKLPPLEEGQRLILKKWMPEQHFTQPPPLYTEASLVKMLEEKGIGRPSTYAPIISTIVERGYVVREKRTLKPTELGILVNDMLKEHFPDIVDVSFTAQMEQMLDDVEEGQKDWHNIISEFYFPFKSVLDKADQSIEKVDVPDEQSDVICEKCGRRMVIKQGRYGKFLACPGFPECRNTKPLLEELKVTCPKCGGHIQIKRSKRGRKFYGCENYPKCDFVSWDEPTGELCPECGYPVVIKYSKNGRKYTRCSNKDCKYTGQKLAGEAK, encoded by the coding sequence ATGGCCAATAATCTGGTTATAGTGGAATCTCCGGCTAAAGCCAAAACCATAAGTAAGTTTTTGGGCAGGGGATATAAAGTAGAGGCGTCTATGGGCCACGTGCGAGATCTACCCAAAAGTCAGATGGGCATAGATATAGAGCATGGTTTCGAGCCAAAGTATATAACCATACGAGGTAAAGGCGAAATAGTGGATAAGTTAAAGAAACAGGCCAAAGCAGTTGATCGAGTGCTGCTGGCTACCGATCCCGACAGGGAGGGTGAGGCTATATCCTGGCATTTAGCACAATTGCTGGATATAGATATGGATAAGGCGTGTCGTATTGAATTCCATGAGATAACTAAAAATGCTATTAAAGATGCGTTAAAGCATGTCCGACCTATCGACAAAAATTTAGTCGATGCGCAACAGGCTAGAAGGGTGCTGGATAGACTGGTGGGTTACAGCATAAGCCCGCTTTTATGGAGGAAAATACGCAAGGGATTAAGTGCAGGACGCGTTCAGTCTGTGGCACTGCGTTTGATATGCGACCGCCAGCAAGAGATAGATAATTTCGTTCCACAGGAATATTGGACGCTGACAGCTCTTCTGGCTTCCGATAAAGGCGAGACGCTTGAAGCGCGCTTTTATGGCAAGGATACCAAAAAACAAGAGCTGAAGGATAAAGAATCAGTAGATGCTATAATAAAAGATATCAATGGTTCTGATTTTATAGTAGAAAAAATAGAGAGAGGACAGCGAAAAAGAAAGGCGTCCGCTCCTTTCGTTACAAGTACACTACAGCAAGAGGCAGCGCGAAAGCTGCGCTTTACGGCTAAGAAAACAATGGCTGTGGCACAGCAGCTATACGAGGGCGTGGAACTGGGCAAGGAAGGCATGGTTGGCCTGATAACGTATATGCGTACCGATTCGGTGCGGGTATCGCAGGAGGCCCGGCGCGAGGCCAGGAATTATATTGCCGAGCGATTTGGCGACAATTACGTTCCGGATAAGCCTAATGAATTCAGAAATCGCAAAGGTACGCAGGATGCTCATGAGGCCATACGTCCTACCTATATAAATTATACTCCGGATTACGTAAAATCTTTTTTGTCGCGCGACCAATACAGGCTATACGAACTGATATATAACCGGTTTATAGCCAGTCAGATGAGCGATGCCGTATATGATACCATATCTGTTACAATAAAGGCGGGGGACTATGTATTCAAAGCCTCCGGGTCTACATTGATCTTCCCAGGTCATCTGGCGTTATATATGGAGGGACAGGACGACGACAATGATGATAAAGAACAAAAACTCCCTCCATTGGAAGAAGGACAACGGCTTATATTAAAGAAATGGATGCCGGAGCAGCATTTCACACAACCGCCGCCCTTATATACCGAGGCTTCATTGGTAAAAATGCTGGAGGAAAAAGGCATAGGGAGGCCGAGCACATATGCTCCTATTATATCGACTATTGTGGAACGCGGCTATGTTGTGCGCGAAAAACGGACGCTTAAGCCTACCGAATTAGGCATACTGGTAAACGATATGTTAAAAGAACATTTTCCCGACATAGTGGATGTTAGTTTTACGGCTCAGATGGAGCAAATGCTGGACGATGTAGAAGAAGGCCAAAAGGATTGGCACAATATAATCAGCGAATTCTACTTTCCTTTTAAGTCGGTATTAGACAAGGCCGATCAAAGTATAGAAAAAGTAGATGTACCCGACGAGCAGTCCGATGTGATATGTGAAAAATGCGGCCGTCGTATGGTCATAAAACAGGGGCGATACGGTAAATTCCTTGCTTGTCCAGGCTTTCCGGAATGCAGGAATACCAAACCGTTGCTTGAAGAATTAAAAGTAACGTGCCCTAAATGCGGCGGGCATATACAAATCAAACGTTCCAAGAGGGGCAGGAAATTCTACGGATGCGAAAATTATCCTAAATGCGATTTTGTAAGTTGGGATGAACCTACAGGAGAGCTATGCCCCGAATGCGGTTATCCTGTGGTAATAAAGTACAGCAAAAACGGCAGAAAATACACCAGATGCAGCAATAAGGATTGCAAGTATACAGGTCAGAAATTAGCCGGGGAGGCCAAATGA